A window of the Brassica oleracea var. oleracea cultivar TO1000 chromosome C1, BOL, whole genome shotgun sequence genome harbors these coding sequences:
- the LOC106297477 gene encoding zinc transporter 9, which yields MSLLQDFWQFLQPLSSTFTESLTTSCDSGESDPCRDDAAALTLKYAAMASILVAGAFGVSLPLVGTLLPSTGGLMRGAKAFAAGVILATGFVHMLSGGSEALSDPCLPEFPWRRFPFPEFFAMVAALLTLLADFMITGYYERKQEQLMNRSVQSLGPARDQEFGSGLSSGFLRDQQEDGGKLHIVGMRAHADHHRHSLSMGPEGFEALANRSGVAGHGHDHGDVGLNSGVRHVVVSQILEMGIVSHSIIIGISLGVSHSPCTIRPLLLALSFHQFFEGFALGGCVAEAKLTPRGSAMMAFFFTITTPIGVAVGTAIASSYNSYSVAALVAEGVLDSLSAGILVYMALVDLIAADFLSKKMSVDFKLQIVSYCFLFLGAGIMSALAIWA from the exons ATGTCTCTCTTACAG GATTTCTGGCAATTCCTCCAACCATTATCCTCTACATTTACAG AGTCGTTAACAACCAGCTGTGACTCCGGCGAGTCAGACCCGTGCCGGGACGATGCGGCTGCTCTCACCCTCAAGTACGCAGCTATGGCGTCCATACTTGTCGCTGGAGCGTTCGGCGTCTCTCTTCCCCTCGTCGGAACCCTCCTCCCGTCAACCGGCGGACTAATGAGAGGAGCCAAAGCGTTCGCCGCAGGAGTCATCCTCGCAACAGGGTTCGTCCACATGCTCTCCGGCGGCTCCGAAGCTCTTTCCGACCCGTGTCTCCCGGAGTTTCCATGGAGGAGGTTCCCTTTCCCTGAGTTCTTCGCCATGGTGGCGGCGCTTCTCACTCTGCTGGCGGATTTCATGATCACGGGGTACTACGAGAGGAAGCAGGAACAGCTGATGAACAGGTCTGTCCAGTCACTTGGTCCGGCTCGGGATCAGGAGTTTGGATCGGGTTTATCATCGGGTTTTCTGAGGGATCAGCAGGAAGATGGTGGGAAGTTGCATATCGTGGGGATGAGAGCCCACGCGGACCATCACCGTCACAGCCTCTCGATGGGACCCGAAGGTTTTGAGGCTCTGGCGAATAGGAGCGGTGTCGCAGGCCATGGCCATGACCACGGGGACGTGGGCTTGAACAGTGGTGTCAGGCACGTTGTTGTTTCTCAG ATACTTGAAATGGGAATAGTATCACATTCAATAATAATAGGAATATCACTTGGAGTGTCACATAGCCCATGCACCATACGTCCACTCCTCCTCGCTCTTTCCTTCCACCAATTCTTCGAAGGTTTTGCCCTTGGTGGCTGCGTTGCGGAGGCTAAACTAACCCCGCGTGGATCAGCTATGATGGCTTTCTTCTTCACGATTACTACTCCAATCGGTGTGGCTGTAGGAACAGCCATTGCCTCATCTTACAACTCCTATAGCGTTGCGGCTTTGGTTGCTGAAGGAGTGCTTGATTCTCTCTCCGCTGGAATACTTGTCTACATGGCGCTTGTTGATCTGATTGCTGCTGATTTCTTGAGCAAGAAGATGAGTGTTGATTTTAAGCTTCAGATTGTGTCTTATTGCTTTTTGTTCCTTGGAGCAGGGATTATGTCTGCTCTTGCTATTTGGGCTTGA
- the LOC106306885 gene encoding glutaredoxin-C6, whose amino-acid sequence MMQELGLERFSNDVVSLDLTLPSQTSSTSLSIDEEESSEAKIRRLITEHPVIIFSRSSCCMCHVMKRLLATIGVIPTVIELDDHEVSSLPLALGEEYSGGGSGVVPPPAVFIGRECVGGLESLVALHLSGHLVPKLVQVGALWV is encoded by the coding sequence ATGATGCAAGAATTAGGCTTAGAACGTTTCTCCAACGACGTCGTTTCCTTAGACCTCACTCTTCCTTCTCAAACCTCTTCCACCTCTCTCTCCATCGACGAAGAGGAATCATCTGAGGCCAAGATCCGACGGCTCATAACCGAGCATCCCGTGATCATATTCAGCAGATCTTCTTGTTGCATGTGCCACGTCATGAAAAGACTCTTGGCAACGATCGGTGTCATCCCCACCGTCATCGAGCTCGATGACCACGAGGTTTCCTCTCTCCCCTTGGCTCTTGGAGAAGAATATTCCGGCGGTGGCTCCGGCGTTGTTCCTCCTCCGGCGGTTTTCATTGGCCGTGAGTGTGTAGGAGGTCTCGAGTCCCTCGTGGCGCTCCATCTAAGTGGTCACCTTGTCCCTAAGCTTGTCCAAGTTGGAGCTCTTTGGGTATGA
- the LOC106306866 gene encoding UDP-sulfoquinovose synthase, chloroplastic: MAQLLSSPCPSVISLSSSSKNSVKPFGLNQTFFNRPQVLSTSSLKGILFQEKKPTRGRRSCVFRAAISQQSPYSETSTNDSSSSKPKRVMVIGGDGYCGWATALHLSKKNYEVAIVDNLVRRLFDHQLGLESLTPIASIHDRISRWKALTGKTIELYVGDICDFEFLAESFKSFQPDSVVHFGEQRSAPYSMIDRSRAVFTQHNNVIGTLNVLFAIKEFGEECHLVKLGTMGEYGTPNIDIEEGYITITHNGRTDTLPYPKQASSFYHLSKVHDSHNIAFTCKAWGIRATDLNQGVVYGVKTDETEMHEELRNRLDYDAVFGTALNRFCVQAAVGHPLTVYGKGGQTRGYLDIRDTVQCVELAIANPAKAGEFRVFNQFTEQFSVNELASLVTKAGLKLGLDVTKMTVPNPRVEAEEHYYNAKHTKLMELGLEPHYLSESLLDSLLNFAVQFKDRVDTKQIMPSVSWKKIGVKTKSMGA, encoded by the exons ATGGCGCAGCTACTCTCATCTCCATGCCCTTCAGTTATCTCCCTTAGCAGCAGCAGCAAGAACTCTGTTAAACCGTTTGGTTTAAACCAAACCTTCTTCAACCGTCCTCAAGTCCTTTCAACATCTTCTCTCAAAGGAATTCTCTTCCAAGAGAAGAAACCAACAAGAGGAAGAAGAAGCTGCGTTTTCCGAGCAGCTATAAGCCAGCAATCACCATATTCTGAAACATCTACCAACGACTCATCATCCTCTAAACCAAAACGTGTTATGGTCATTGGTGGAGACGGTTACTGCGGCTGGGCCACTGCTCTCCACTTATCCAAAAAGAACTACGAAGTAGCCATTGTTGACAACCTCGTGAGACGTCTCTTCGACCACCAGCTCGGACTTGAGTCGTTAACTCCCATAGCTTCCATCCATGACCGTATCAGCAGATGGAAGGCCTTGACAGGGAAGACAATCGAGCTATACGTTGGAGACATATGTGACTTCGAGTTCCTAGCTGAATCCTTCAAGTCCTTTCAGCCGGACTCAGTCGTCCACTTCGGTGAACAACGCTCTGCTCCTTACTCGATGATAGACCGTTCTAGAGCCGTGTTCACGCAGCACAACAACGTCATTGGCACTCTCAACGTCCTCTTCGCTATCAAAGAGTTTGGAGAAGAGTGCCATCTTGTGAAGCTAGGGACGATGGGGGAGTATGGAACTCCGAATATCGACATCGAGGAAGGCTATATAACGATAACGCACAATGGGAGGACTGATACTTTGCCGTACCCGAAGCAGGCTAGCTCGTTTTATCATCTCAGCAAGGTTCACGACTCGCACAACATTGCGTTTACTTGTAAGGCGTGGGGGATCAGAGCTACTGATCTCAACCAAGGAGTTGTTTATGGTGTGAAGACTGATGAGACTGAGATGCATGAGGAGCTAAGGAACCGGTTGGATTATGATGCTGTGTTTGGTACGGCTCTTAACCGGTTTTGTGTGCAAGCGGCTGTTGGTCATCCGCTTACGGTTTATGGTAAAGGTGGTCAG ACAAGAGGGTACCTTGATATAAGAGACACGGTCCAATGTGTTGAGCTAGCTATAGCGAACCCGGCAAAGGCTGGTGAGTTCAGAGTATTCAACCAATTCACAGAACAGTTTTCAGTCAACGAGCTAGCGTCGCTGGTCACTAAAGCTGGTTTAAAGCTGGGGCTGGACGTGACAAAGATGACTGTGCCTAACCCGAGAGTTGAGGCGGAAGAACATTACTACAACGCAAAGCACACAAAGCTGATGGAGCTTGGACTCGAGCCTCATTATCTCTCTGAGTCACTTCTTGATTCGTTGCTCAACTTTGCCGTTCAGTTTAAGGATCGTGTGGACACAAAGCAGATCATGCCTAGTGTTTCTTGGAAGAAGATTGGCGTTAAGACCAAGTCTATGGGCGCCTAA